Proteins from a single region of Streptomyces sp. HUAS 15-9:
- a CDS encoding SpdD-like protein, producing MFRPKLPTMPQPTGLTTPPAVIHPTTITPGTPTAPVPSAPVAVPAPPSRPVVQLTPGTALVLVGGGTAVVLVVGAVLVSLLLAVAITGASVAVCAVVLRSLLASEAKRR from the coding sequence ATGTTCCGTCCCAAGCTCCCGACCATGCCCCAGCCCACCGGTCTGACCACCCCGCCCGCCGTCATCCACCCGACCACGATCACCCCGGGAACCCCGACCGCACCGGTCCCGTCGGCACCCGTCGCCGTACCCGCGCCGCCGTCCCGCCCGGTCGTCCAGCTCACCCCCGGCACTGCCCTCGTCCTGGTCGGCGGCGGTACGGCCGTCGTCCTGGTCGTCGGCGCCGTCCTTGTCTCCCTGCTCCTGGCGGTCGCCATCACCGGCGCCTCGGTCGCCGTCTGCGCGGTCGTCCTGCGCTCCCTGCTCGCCTCCGAGGCCAAGCGCCGCTGA
- a CDS encoding mobile element transfer protein, with product MPARDNFHSLMRIGPVQIGTHRDRNGRTTHAAVCTADRCGWSADYSSQTAAQLAARTHRCRVA from the coding sequence ATGCCCGCCCGCGACAACTTCCACTCGCTGATGCGGATCGGCCCCGTGCAGATCGGCACCCACCGCGACCGCAACGGCCGGACCACGCACGCCGCCGTCTGCACCGCCGACCGCTGCGGCTGGTCCGCCGACTACTCCAGCCAGACCGCCGCCCAGCTCGCCGCCCGTACGCATCGCTGCCGCGTCGCCTAG
- a CDS encoding DUF2637 domain-containing protein: MGARHGLRFDAVLIQAVIAGALSFAHLHDLAAAAGQNGWKAWAYPVSVDLLLVAAWRRLRSEGPSRLAWCWFVVALFASLGANVATAGFLDLTDPPALLRLGIAGWPALAFLGGTLLAHSSPADPQAEPEPIPPAPVPDTPDAEQSAPQAVPAPDAAPAPEVTAASAPVPQVPAALVDHARKVADEYRARTGSPIDSDTLRSRLGVPPHLADAIAAHLT, from the coding sequence ATGGGTGCCCGTCACGGTCTCCGGTTCGACGCGGTCCTGATTCAGGCCGTCATCGCCGGTGCCCTGTCCTTCGCCCACCTGCACGACCTGGCCGCCGCTGCCGGACAGAACGGCTGGAAGGCCTGGGCCTACCCGGTCAGCGTCGACCTGCTCCTGGTCGCCGCCTGGCGGCGGCTACGCAGCGAGGGGCCGTCCCGGCTGGCCTGGTGCTGGTTCGTCGTCGCGCTGTTCGCCTCCCTCGGCGCCAACGTCGCCACCGCCGGATTCCTCGACCTGACCGACCCGCCCGCCCTGCTCCGCCTCGGCATCGCCGGATGGCCCGCGCTCGCCTTCCTCGGCGGCACGCTCCTCGCTCACTCGTCGCCCGCCGACCCGCAGGCGGAGCCGGAGCCGATTCCGCCGGCCCCCGTCCCGGACACGCCGGACGCCGAGCAGTCCGCACCGCAAGCCGTGCCCGCGCCTGACGCGGCCCCCGCGCCAGAAGTCACGGCCGCTTCGGCACCGGTGCCCCAGGTCCCCGCCGCCCTCGTCGACCACGCCCGCAAGGTCGCCGACGAGTACCGCGCCCGCACCGGATCCCCGATCGACTCCGACACCCTCCGCTCCCGCCTCGGCGTCCCGCCCCACCTCGCCGACGCCATCGCCGCCCACCTCACCTGA
- a CDS encoding FtsK/SpoIIIE domain-containing protein, with amino-acid sequence MTGFTVALVLVVAAVGLLRWRRPAWYWLTFGVTLAVVRVLVRYGSVMDACGLTVPPARWRLALARATNRPIPEPRPPRILRLRPTRTGLVLRLKLRPGQDAFDIAAASDRLRHSFSMYGVTSRELRSGVVEVRMTGYDVLKRVQMPAETDPRPMRVPVALRQDGSVHYRDYRAIPHALTLGATESGKSVYQRNLVAGLAPMDVALVGIDCKQGVELFPLARRFSALADDPDTAAEVLDALVARMERVYQVIRSQQRITSDVPDAEIAADIWDLPDDLRPVPVVVLVDEVAELALYASKKEEKRRDRIVTALVRLAQLGRAAGIYLEICGQRFGSELGKGITMLRAQLTGRTAHRVNDESSANMAFGDISPDAVLAAIQIPAEMRGLAIAGDSSGGWHRIRAPHTSLRQAVNICNRHADRTPDLPELAPFRPVLPGSDVESVPLVKASSATA; translated from the coding sequence ATGACCGGGTTCACGGTCGCTCTGGTGCTGGTCGTCGCCGCCGTGGGTCTCCTGCGGTGGCGGCGCCCCGCCTGGTACTGGTTGACCTTCGGGGTCACGCTGGCCGTGGTGCGGGTCCTGGTCCGGTACGGCTCGGTCATGGACGCGTGCGGACTGACCGTCCCGCCCGCCCGGTGGCGACTCGCTCTGGCCCGTGCCACCAACCGGCCGATCCCCGAGCCGCGTCCGCCGCGCATCCTGCGGCTGCGGCCGACCCGTACCGGCCTCGTCCTGCGGCTCAAGCTCCGCCCCGGACAGGACGCCTTCGATATCGCCGCCGCCTCGGACCGGCTCCGGCACTCGTTCTCCATGTACGGCGTCACCTCGCGGGAACTGCGTTCCGGCGTCGTAGAGGTGCGGATGACCGGCTACGACGTGCTCAAGCGGGTGCAGATGCCGGCCGAGACCGACCCGCGGCCGATGCGGGTGCCGGTCGCCCTGCGGCAGGACGGCTCGGTGCACTACCGCGACTACCGGGCGATACCCCACGCCCTCACCCTCGGCGCCACGGAGTCCGGCAAGTCCGTCTACCAACGCAACCTGGTCGCTGGGCTGGCCCCGATGGACGTCGCCCTCGTCGGCATCGACTGCAAACAGGGGGTGGAACTGTTCCCACTGGCCCGGCGGTTCTCCGCGCTGGCCGACGATCCCGACACCGCCGCCGAAGTGCTCGATGCGCTGGTGGCGCGGATGGAGCGTGTCTATCAGGTCATCCGGTCACAGCAGCGGATCACCTCCGACGTGCCGGATGCGGAGATCGCCGCCGACATCTGGGACCTGCCCGACGATCTGCGCCCGGTTCCGGTCGTGGTTCTGGTTGATGAGGTCGCCGAACTCGCCCTGTATGCAAGCAAGAAGGAGGAGAAGCGCCGGGATCGCATCGTCACCGCTTTGGTTCGCCTTGCCCAGCTCGGCCGCGCGGCCGGCATCTACCTCGAAATCTGCGGGCAGCGTTTCGGCTCCGAACTCGGCAAGGGCATCACCATGCTCCGCGCCCAGCTCACGGGCCGTACCGCCCACCGCGTCAACGACGAATCGTCCGCCAACATGGCCTTCGGCGACATCTCCCCGGACGCCGTCCTCGCCGCCATCCAGATCCCGGCCGAGATGCGGGGGCTGGCCATCGCGGGCGACTCGTCGGGCGGATGGCACCGCATCCGCGCCCCGCACACCTCGCTCCGGCAGGCCGTGAACATCTGCAACCGGCACGCCGACCGGACCCCGGACCTGCCCGAGCTGGCACCGTTCCGGCCTGTTCTCCCCGGCTCCGACGTCGAGTCCGTGCCGCTGGTCAAGGCGTCCTCGGCTACCGCCTGA
- a CDS encoding SCO3933 family regulatory protein produces the protein MRQIPVDTSGAVVMVAKSPQVKVRDRRTGEIATDTETGAKLMTVDVMFAANEEVEILSITVPEPGISGELAMGTPVALTGLIARPWENDFNGQKRHGIAFRAVAVTSLAGAAAGPKAA, from the coding sequence GTGCGTCAGATTCCCGTCGACACCTCCGGCGCGGTCGTGATGGTCGCCAAGTCCCCGCAGGTCAAGGTGCGCGACCGCCGTACCGGCGAGATCGCCACCGACACCGAGACCGGGGCGAAGCTGATGACGGTGGACGTGATGTTCGCGGCGAACGAGGAGGTGGAGATCCTGTCCATCACCGTTCCGGAGCCGGGTATCTCCGGTGAGCTGGCCATGGGTACGCCGGTCGCGCTCACGGGGCTCATCGCCCGGCCGTGGGAGAACGACTTCAACGGCCAGAAGCGGCACGGCATTGCGTTCCGCGCGGTCGCGGTCACCTCGCTCGCCGGCGCCGCCGCAGGGCCCAAGGCAGCCTGA
- a CDS encoding GntR family transcriptional regulator — MGTAAGGVGSGPRYVQIADEIVQQIRAGVLKPGDMVPSESELVDRYGVSGGTIRKAMVEVRASGLVETRHGKGSIVKNRPPVRHRSSDRFRRSLRQGGQAAYLAESAQSGATAKVSVLYIGPMEAPEDAAERLGVPAGTQVLARRRLYFRNGTPVETATSYLPWDVVKDIPELFAENPGGGGIYARLEDHGHQFAEFVETLQARPASKAEATELALSPGAPVIHLIREARTVAGLVVEVCDTLMAADQFVFEYRIPADD; from the coding sequence ATGGGAACTGCGGCGGGAGGGGTCGGTTCCGGGCCTCGGTACGTACAGATCGCGGACGAGATCGTGCAGCAGATTCGGGCGGGGGTTCTGAAGCCTGGTGACATGGTGCCGAGTGAGTCTGAGCTGGTGGATCGCTATGGCGTGTCCGGCGGGACGATTCGTAAGGCCATGGTCGAGGTGCGGGCTAGCGGGCTGGTCGAGACCCGGCACGGCAAGGGCTCGATCGTGAAGAACCGGCCTCCGGTGCGGCACCGCTCCTCCGATCGCTTCCGGCGCTCGCTTCGGCAGGGGGGGCAGGCGGCCTACCTCGCGGAGTCCGCGCAGTCCGGGGCCACGGCCAAGGTGAGCGTCCTCTACATCGGGCCCATGGAGGCGCCCGAGGATGCCGCCGAGCGGCTGGGCGTCCCCGCCGGTACGCAGGTGCTGGCCCGCCGACGCCTGTACTTCCGTAACGGCACGCCGGTCGAGACCGCCACGTCCTACCTGCCCTGGGACGTCGTGAAGGACATCCCCGAGCTGTTCGCCGAGAACCCCGGCGGCGGTGGCATCTACGCCCGACTGGAAGACCACGGGCATCAGTTCGCGGAGTTCGTCGAGACGCTGCAAGCGCGGCCGGCCTCGAAGGCGGAGGCCACGGAGCTGGCGCTGAGCCCGGGTGCTCCGGTGATTCATCTGATCCGGGAGGCGCGTACGGTCGCGGGTCTCGTGGTCGAGGTGTGCGACACGCTCATGGCCGCTGACCAGTTCGTTTTCGAGTACCGGATCCCTGCGGACGACTGA
- a CDS encoding NUDIX hydrolase translates to MLLYMSQPQEATPSPLHSVSVAGAVVREDGRLLAIRRADNGTWELPGGILELNETPEAGVAREVLEETGIHVEIDELTGVYKNTTRGIVALVFRCKPSGGTERTSSESTAVSWLTPDEVSDRMSEVYAVRLLDALDGNGPHVRSHDGKRLIPAG, encoded by the coding sequence ATGCTCCTCTACATGAGTCAACCACAGGAAGCGACACCCTCCCCCCTGCACTCCGTGTCCGTAGCCGGAGCAGTGGTGCGCGAGGACGGCCGCCTCCTGGCGATCCGCCGAGCCGACAACGGCACCTGGGAACTCCCTGGCGGCATCCTCGAACTCAACGAGACCCCCGAAGCCGGCGTCGCCCGCGAGGTCCTCGAGGAGACCGGCATCCACGTCGAGATCGACGAACTCACCGGGGTCTACAAGAACACCACCCGAGGCATCGTCGCCCTGGTCTTCCGCTGCAAGCCCTCCGGCGGCACCGAACGCACCTCCAGCGAATCCACGGCCGTCTCCTGGCTCACCCCCGACGAGGTCAGCGACCGCATGTCCGAGGTCTACGCGGTCAGACTCCTGGACGCCCTGGACGGCAACGGCCCCCACGTCCGCAGCCACGACGGCAAGCGCCTCATCCCAGCGGGATAA
- a CDS encoding AAA family ATPase gives MSFDNTAPVSVLVGRNGAGKSNLLEALTVIFRDLDLGLTPRFEYDLKYEISGDLIHVSAAENAGSIHLTCSVNGDVIPNGKFVGNVGASYRPRHVFGYYSGPSNRLEEHFSAHQERFYRDLLRGEEKPLRPLFYARNVYSSFVLLAFFLDDDPTVQRLLKGLLGIHDLESVMFVMQKPSWHSRSGDKRFWNARGTVRSFLDRLYAIALAPMRLDRRVPVGLARFSRSEHLFLYLSGLAETRALASAYPSNQEFFKALESTYMSELIHDVRIRVSTERGSSSLTFRQLSEGEQQLLLVLGLMRFTREEESLFLLDEPDTHLNPAWSVRYRQFLHDFGALDETSHVLMATHDPLVVAGLLKSEVRILERHDDGTISASAPIEDPRGMGVGNLLTSDVYGLRSQLDLETLELLDRKRDLASRDYLSSVEAEELRGLSEKLQALGLLMEDRDPEFQEYLRAKLSEEGGIDAPLVFSREEIEENREAAQDLLREVLSEGDFTAPGGE, from the coding sequence GTGTCATTCGACAATACTGCGCCAGTATCAGTTCTTGTCGGGCGTAACGGCGCTGGCAAATCAAACCTGCTGGAAGCACTCACGGTGATCTTCCGGGATCTCGACTTGGGGCTTACTCCGAGATTCGAGTATGACCTAAAGTATGAGATCAGCGGCGACTTGATTCACGTATCAGCGGCGGAGAACGCTGGCTCGATTCATCTCACCTGTTCAGTGAACGGGGATGTTATTCCGAATGGCAAGTTTGTGGGTAATGTAGGGGCGAGTTATCGGCCTCGGCATGTATTCGGTTACTACTCCGGCCCGAGCAATCGGCTGGAGGAGCACTTCAGTGCCCACCAGGAGCGCTTTTATAGGGATCTTCTTCGAGGTGAAGAGAAGCCCTTGCGTCCTCTCTTTTACGCGAGGAATGTTTACTCCAGCTTCGTCCTGCTTGCGTTTTTCTTGGATGACGACCCCACCGTTCAAAGACTCCTCAAGGGGTTACTCGGTATACATGACCTTGAGTCAGTCATGTTTGTCATGCAGAAGCCATCATGGCATAGCCGGTCCGGAGATAAGCGCTTCTGGAATGCAAGAGGCACAGTCAGGAGTTTCCTGGATCGCTTGTATGCGATCGCGCTCGCGCCAATGAGACTCGATAGAAGAGTTCCCGTGGGGCTGGCTAGGTTTAGCCGCTCAGAGCATCTCTTTCTATATCTATCCGGGCTTGCTGAGACTCGGGCACTAGCGAGCGCCTACCCAAGCAATCAGGAGTTCTTCAAGGCGCTCGAAAGTACCTACATGTCGGAATTGATTCACGATGTTCGGATCCGAGTTTCGACGGAACGAGGTTCTTCTTCCCTTACTTTCAGACAACTCAGTGAGGGCGAGCAGCAGCTGCTTTTGGTACTAGGTCTTATGAGATTCACGAGGGAAGAAGAATCGCTCTTCTTGTTGGATGAACCAGACACGCACCTTAATCCGGCCTGGAGTGTTCGATACAGGCAATTCCTGCATGATTTCGGTGCGCTGGACGAGACGTCGCACGTTTTGATGGCCACGCACGATCCTCTAGTAGTGGCCGGCCTCCTGAAGTCGGAAGTCCGCATCCTGGAACGCCATGACGATGGGACGATCTCGGCGTCTGCACCAATCGAGGATCCCCGCGGTATGGGCGTCGGTAATTTGCTGACGAGTGACGTCTATGGATTGAGGTCGCAACTCGACCTCGAAACACTTGAGCTTCTCGATCGGAAAAGAGATCTAGCCTCGCGGGACTACCTATCCTCTGTTGAGGCGGAGGAGTTGCGCGGGCTGAGTGAAAAGCTTCAAGCGCTAGGTCTCCTTATGGAAGATAGGGATCCAGAGTTTCAAGAGTACTTGCGGGCGAAGCTCAGCGAGGAGGGGGGCATCGATGCGCCTCTAGTATTTTCGCGTGAAGAGATCGAGGAAAACCGCGAAGCCGCTCAAGACCTCCTGAGGGAAGTCCTTAGCGAAGGCGATTTCACAGCGCCCGGGGGAGAGTAA
- a CDS encoding restriction endonuclease subunit S, whose amino-acid sequence MIRKEFPDGWAVCKVAEAGDAISGQQKTPAASLAPEQYPYLRVANVFDDEIDLSDLATMNFSSEAREKYRLKDGDVLLCEGQSRELVGRAAVYRGELEELFFQNSIIRFRPHKEILPEYALLVFRAYQKEGVFSQIAKATTNIAHLGLNRFKSLPFPIPPRAIQELLADTARVFQERVDTARHVLAESVPDLDFLVRNFRDQVIIGDRDPEEESFPSEADPSWVTAAEAVAPDAPIVYGILQPGPDVEDGTGVPYVQQQDLQNGEVTEGQLRNTSVAVHEKFSRSAIASGDVLLGIIRNTRVAVVPPELDGGNINRGIARLRPREDLESEYLAHWLSSHWVQGWLSDRMRGIDMPGLNLRDVRQLPVPIPKVTEQRRQVNLINQVVDKANEARAALVESQQHLLKTEVLTIAGLAYGDLARTISQSLSNSMTGVETQNLVNRMLERQSSVKAPAKKKTSQVRKTGEMSAEGGVANADNLLQILKSSGGRISPAELYRSMRLEDDAVDDFYALLRDLSKDGRIDIDRPDDELVFVTIGAPS is encoded by the coding sequence GTGATAAGGAAAGAATTTCCTGACGGCTGGGCAGTTTGCAAGGTGGCCGAAGCCGGGGACGCGATCTCTGGGCAACAGAAGACGCCGGCAGCGTCCTTGGCGCCGGAGCAGTATCCGTACCTCCGAGTGGCGAATGTTTTTGACGACGAGATCGATCTCAGCGATCTAGCCACCATGAACTTTTCCAGTGAAGCGCGGGAGAAGTACCGCCTCAAGGATGGCGACGTGCTTCTGTGCGAAGGGCAGAGCCGAGAGCTAGTAGGGCGAGCCGCCGTGTACCGCGGTGAACTCGAAGAACTATTTTTTCAGAACAGTATCATTAGGTTTCGCCCACATAAGGAGATCCTTCCCGAGTACGCACTACTAGTCTTTCGAGCCTACCAAAAGGAGGGCGTGTTCTCGCAGATCGCGAAAGCAACAACAAATATCGCCCACCTAGGGCTTAATAGATTTAAATCTTTGCCTTTTCCGATTCCACCTCGGGCCATTCAAGAGCTTCTAGCGGACACGGCGCGCGTATTTCAAGAGCGAGTAGACACTGCTCGCCATGTCCTAGCAGAGTCCGTTCCAGACCTGGACTTCTTGGTGCGGAACTTCCGGGATCAAGTGATCATCGGTGATCGTGACCCAGAGGAGGAGTCCTTTCCGAGCGAAGCAGACCCATCATGGGTAACTGCTGCTGAGGCAGTTGCCCCCGATGCTCCGATCGTTTACGGGATCCTGCAACCTGGACCGGATGTGGAGGATGGAACTGGAGTTCCATATGTGCAACAGCAAGACCTGCAGAATGGCGAGGTTACCGAGGGCCAGTTGCGGAACACGTCGGTGGCAGTTCATGAGAAGTTCTCTCGATCAGCTATCGCCTCTGGTGATGTGTTGCTGGGAATTATCCGTAATACACGTGTTGCAGTGGTTCCCCCCGAACTGGATGGCGGGAACATCAACAGGGGAATTGCTCGCCTCCGGCCACGCGAAGACTTGGAAAGCGAGTATCTAGCACATTGGCTCTCAAGCCATTGGGTGCAAGGTTGGCTGTCTGACCGCATGCGAGGAATCGACATGCCGGGCCTAAATCTGCGTGACGTGCGCCAACTACCGGTTCCCATCCCAAAAGTCACCGAACAACGCCGGCAAGTGAACTTGATTAATCAAGTCGTTGATAAGGCCAACGAGGCTAGGGCCGCCCTGGTCGAAAGCCAGCAACATCTGCTAAAGACAGAAGTGCTTACGATTGCGGGACTGGCCTATGGTGATCTGGCGCGCACTATTTCGCAGAGCTTGAGTAACTCCATGACAGGAGTCGAAACGCAAAACCTCGTCAACCGAATGCTTGAGCGACAGTCTTCGGTAAAGGCTCCTGCTAAGAAGAAAACCTCCCAGGTAAGGAAAACGGGCGAAATGAGTGCAGAGGGCGGCGTGGCGAACGCTGATAATTTGCTTCAGATTCTTAAGTCGTCAGGTGGTCGAATTAGCCCCGCAGAGCTATATCGTAGTATGCGTTTGGAAGACGATGCTGTAGACGACTTCTATGCCCTGCTTCGTGATCTATCGAAAGATGGACGCATCGACATTGATCGCCCAGACGATGAACTGGTCTTTGTCACGATCGGCGCCCCTTCATGA
- a CDS encoding HsdM family class I SAM-dependent methyltransferase, translating into MLFLKLAAELGMEERLPVNCRWAVLREARSDEVAGIYSDILERLGSSQDETVATIYGEAETRLTSGDALRQLINGIDEIDWYRARQNGLGDVYEGLIEKNAQESRYGTGQYFTPRAVVDALVQAINPTDSDTVYDPAAGTGGFLVAAGLHTQNQGEEQPRLHGVELVHDVQRMGLMNLLLHDLQGEIELGDSLSRDPKALQVSVCLTNPPFGVKGNLSATQSQYMDYRTSNKQLGFFQHIYKSLSAGGRAAVVVPDNVLFESGVASSIRTHLLDNYRLHTILRLPTGIFYATGIRTSVLFFCADGPTHSTWIYDLRSSSSSFTKRKPLGISDLGDFLQCYGSDPLGRAEREETDRFRCVTREDLRSVDDRLDLAGTSGTQSAAESVHRTPHDVAVALLDCITAAQQAIGEVEEMLRDSSLVAAARRESIEVGDE; encoded by the coding sequence TTGCTTTTCTTGAAGTTGGCCGCAGAGCTCGGCATGGAGGAACGGCTTCCAGTGAACTGCCGTTGGGCAGTGCTACGAGAAGCAAGATCGGATGAAGTTGCTGGCATTTATAGCGACATATTGGAACGTCTTGGATCATCGCAGGATGAGACGGTAGCAACGATTTACGGCGAGGCGGAGACTCGTCTGACTTCAGGTGATGCGCTGAGGCAGTTGATCAATGGCATCGATGAAATTGACTGGTATCGCGCTCGTCAAAATGGGCTTGGTGATGTCTATGAGGGCCTCATTGAAAAAAATGCCCAGGAGTCGAGGTATGGAACTGGTCAGTACTTCACTCCCCGGGCGGTTGTCGACGCCTTGGTACAAGCGATTAATCCAACGGATAGCGACACCGTTTATGATCCCGCAGCAGGCACCGGAGGTTTTCTGGTAGCGGCTGGCCTACACACGCAAAATCAAGGCGAAGAACAGCCTCGACTACATGGTGTTGAGCTAGTGCATGATGTCCAACGCATGGGACTTATGAACCTGCTACTGCATGACCTGCAGGGAGAAATCGAACTTGGCGATTCCCTTAGTCGAGATCCCAAGGCGCTGCAGGTGTCTGTATGCCTGACGAATCCTCCATTTGGAGTGAAAGGCAACTTGTCGGCGACTCAAAGTCAGTACATGGATTACCGGACATCGAACAAGCAGCTAGGATTTTTCCAACATATTTACAAGAGCCTCAGTGCGGGAGGTAGAGCGGCCGTCGTAGTCCCCGACAACGTCCTTTTTGAGTCGGGGGTCGCATCGTCGATTAGGACCCATCTACTCGACAACTATCGACTGCACACGATCCTCAGGCTGCCGACTGGCATCTTTTATGCAACTGGAATCAGGACGTCAGTTCTCTTCTTCTGTGCAGACGGCCCTACTCATTCGACCTGGATCTATGACCTCAGGTCTTCCTCCAGCTCATTCACTAAGCGTAAGCCGCTAGGTATTTCTGACCTAGGAGACTTCCTTCAGTGCTACGGAAGTGATCCTCTCGGCCGCGCCGAGCGAGAGGAGACCGATCGATTCAGGTGTGTAACCCGCGAGGACTTGAGGTCGGTAGATGACAGGTTGGACCTAGCTGGCACTTCAGGGACACAGAGTGCTGCTGAAAGCGTCCACCGGACACCTCATGATGTCGCAGTAGCCCTTCTCGACTGCATCACGGCTGCTCAGCAGGCTATTGGGGAGGTAGAAGAAATGTTGCGAGACAGCTCGTTGGTAGCCGCCGCACGACGGGAATCGATCGAAGTTGGTGACGAGTGA
- a CDS encoding GntR family transcriptional regulator, protein MTGVVPSRHHDIAEDLRRQITTGRIQPGERLPSEAGLAVRYKVSTVTLRNALAVLQREGLVEKIHGKGNFVRRPVRKIMYVGGWGTLDPWTAADAPLRVTVRSATVQAHGHLTTLLKVPTGSPLAEFTCVSLEGDAPHGLARIYIPHDLVPAGVLDDESTCRETVTRFGVLGPSPTAVRETVCARQPTPDEVSALRIGSAPPILAITRVATDPTGRVVEAALLAFPGECVDAVFTTHHMTDERQTQG, encoded by the coding sequence GTGACCGGAGTCGTGCCCTCTCGCCACCACGACATCGCCGAGGATCTCCGGCGCCAGATCACGACCGGTCGGATCCAGCCTGGCGAGCGTCTTCCTTCCGAAGCCGGCCTGGCCGTCCGGTACAAGGTCAGCACGGTGACTCTGCGGAACGCCCTCGCGGTGCTCCAAAGGGAAGGCCTCGTCGAGAAGATCCACGGCAAGGGCAACTTCGTCCGCCGCCCAGTGCGCAAGATCATGTACGTCGGCGGTTGGGGCACGCTGGACCCCTGGACCGCCGCCGATGCGCCCCTACGCGTCACCGTTCGCAGCGCGACGGTGCAGGCTCACGGGCATCTGACGACCTTGCTGAAGGTGCCCACGGGTAGTCCCCTTGCCGAGTTCACCTGCGTCAGCCTCGAAGGAGACGCACCGCACGGGCTGGCCCGCATCTACATCCCGCATGACCTCGTACCGGCCGGGGTCCTCGACGACGAGTCCACATGTCGGGAGACGGTCACGAGATTCGGCGTACTGGGCCCGTCGCCGACCGCCGTGAGGGAGACGGTGTGCGCCCGTCAGCCAACGCCGGACGAAGTCTCGGCCCTCCGCATCGGTTCTGCTCCACCCATCCTCGCGATCACACGCGTCGCGACCGACCCCACCGGTCGAGTCGTGGAAGCCGCACTACTGGCATTCCCAGGGGAATGCGTCGACGCAGTCTTCACAACCCACCACATGACCGACGAGAGGCAGACGCAAGGATGA